From a single Drosophila sulfurigaster albostrigata strain 15112-1811.04 chromosome 3, ASM2355843v2, whole genome shotgun sequence genomic region:
- the LOC133842537 gene encoding ras-related GTP-binding protein C: MSYEDEDYHVDSFPKDFGYGAYDQDGLELEPNSSSNSETKPRILLMGLRRSGKSSIQKVVFHKMSPNETLFLESTSKIVKDDINNSSFVQFQIWDFPGQIDFIEPTFDSEMIFGGCGALVFVIDAKDDYNEALTKFKNTVIKAYKVNPRIKFEVFIHKVDGISDDSKMESQRDIHQRSSDDLSEAGLDQIHLSFHLTSIYDHSIFEAFSKVVQKLIPQLPTLENLLNIFIPNSGIEKAFLFDVVSKIYIATDSSPVDMQAYELCCDMIDVVIDLSSIYSSEETAFDSGSSSLIKLNNNTILYLREVNKFLALVCLLREENFNRQGVIDYNFICFRDAISEVFELRLKRQKMLENVDQDDDELVDDHGITIGCSNHENDSTVVSRAPKIA, from the exons ATg aGTTACGAGGATGAAGATTATCATGTGGATTCATTCCCCAAAGACTTCGGTTATGGTGCTTACGACCAGGATGGGCTAGAGCTGGAACCGAATTCGTCGAGCAACAGTGAGACGAAACCTCGCATATTGTTGATGGGTTTGCGGCGCTCAGGCAAAAGTTCAATACAGAAAGTAGTCTTCCACAAGATGTCGCCCAATGAGACCCTCTTCCTTGAATCCACCAGCAAAATTGTCAAAGACGACATTAATAATTCAAGCTTTGTGCAGTTTCAAATTTGGGATTTCCCAGGTCAGATTGATTTCATTGAGCCGACATTTGATTCGGAAATGATTTTTGGTGGATGTGGAGCGTTGGTATTTGTGATCGATGCCAAGGATGATTATAACGAGGCTTTGACCAAGTTCAAGAACACGGTTATCAAGGCCTACAAAGTCAATCCTCGCATCAAGTTCGAGGTCTTCATACACAAG GTTGACGGTATTAGCGATGATTCGAAAATGGAATCACAACGCGATATACACCAACGTTCCTCGGACGACCTCAGCGAGGCGGGTCTCGATCAAATTCATCTCAGCTTTCACTTGACTTCGATCTATGATCACTCAATATTCGAAGCATTCTCGAAGGTTGTGCAAAAACTAATACCACAGCTCCCAACGCTAGAAAATCtactaaacatttttatacca AACTCGGGCATTGAGAAGGCGTTTCTCTTCGATGTGGTATCTAAAATTTACATTGCGACAGATTCATCACCAGTTGACATGCAAGCTTACGAGCTATGCTGCGATATGATTGATGTAGTCATTGATCTGTCCAGCATTTATAG CTCCGAGGAAACTGCCTTTGACAGTGGCAGTTCTAGTCTCATCAAACTGAATAACAATACAATACTCTATCTGCGAGAAGTCAACAAATTTTTAGCTCTTGTCTGTTTACTGCGAGAGGAGAACTTTAATCGACAAGGCGTCATTGATTACAACTTCATTTGCTTCCGTGATGCTATAAGTGAGGTGTTTGAATTGCGACTGAAGCGTCAAAAAATGCTTGAGAATGTCGAccaagatgatgatgagctAGTCGACGATCATGGCATAACAATTGGTTGCTCGAACCATGAAAATGATTCAACTGTTGTATCGAGAGCGCCTAAAATTGCATGA
- the LOC133842547 gene encoding small ribosomal subunit protein uS17m: MAARGLLLMGQCIPCVKQNASKIRIRRMELDKNLNMYFKKDTFFFAHDPQKLCKTGDVVLIRELPERMTRLITHAVEKVVYPLGDITDPITGKKVVVGKYREDIEMANQLFGKSAKAFDYDKAPPRGRLEGTKDFTHGETYIKYHEDGKDQPFAV, encoded by the exons atggCAGCGCGAGGTTTATTACTGATGGGCCAATGCATACCCTGCGTCAAGCAGAATGCCTCAAAaatacgcatacgccgcatggAGCTGGATAAGAACCTCAATATG TATTTCAAGAAGGatactttcttttttgcaCACGATCCCCAGAAATTATGTAAGACCGGCGATGTGGTGCTAATACGTGAACTGCCCGAGCGCATGACGCGGCTCATAACGCACGCCGTGGAAAAAGTGGTCTATCCACTTGGTGACATAACCGATCCCATTACCGGCAAAAAGGTCGTGGTGGGCAAGTATCGTGAGGACATTGAGATGGCCAATCAATTATTTGGCAAGTCCGCGAAGGCCTTTGACTATGATAAGGCGCCACCGCGTGGTCGATTGGAGGGTACCAAGGACTTTACGCACGGCGAGACATACATCAAGTATCACGAGGATGGCAAGGATCAACCCTTTGCCGTGTAG